The following proteins are encoded in a genomic region of Bacteroidota bacterium:
- a CDS encoding amino acid permease translates to MSLFRKKSLDSLLAQAADSEKGLKRTLGAGSLVALGIGAIIGAGLFVRTAAAAGEASGSAVTISFIIAAIGCAFAGLCYAEFASMIPIAGSAYTYAYATMGELVAWIIGWALVLEYALGAATVSIAWSEYLNNLLGGAIPYEWCHSPFEVAADGTRGFINLPALGILLALTMLLIRGTQASAWVNAVIVFIKVAIVLVFIAIGWQFINPANHTPYMIPEGTPDVLNGAGKVVVSYKGVFEHGWGGVLGGAAIVFFAFIGFDAVSTAAQEAKNPKRDMPIGILGSLLVCTILYILFGHVLTGVAPWSDFANPELGKEASVAYTIKTYMKGYEWLETSVTIAILAGFSSVILVMLMGQSRVFFSMANDGLLPKVFSALHPKHKTPYKSNWILFVFVGLFAAFIPGSVAGDLTSIGTLFAFVLVCVGVILMRRSEPNAVRPFKTPLVPLVPILGILVCSAMIFSLDHVTQFSALGWMAIGLVIYFSYGSVNSKLKSK, encoded by the coding sequence GCCTTTTTGTGCGTACTGCTGCTGCCGCCGGCGAAGCCTCCGGTTCAGCCGTTACCATTTCGTTTATCATTGCGGCCATTGGTTGTGCATTTGCCGGCCTCTGTTATGCCGAGTTTGCTTCCATGATTCCCATTGCAGGAAGCGCATACACCTATGCTTACGCCACCATGGGCGAGCTTGTGGCATGGATTATTGGCTGGGCGCTTGTACTTGAATATGCACTTGGCGCAGCTACAGTTTCTATCGCATGGAGTGAATACTTAAATAATTTGCTTGGAGGGGCAATACCATATGAATGGTGCCATAGTCCATTTGAAGTAGCTGCCGATGGTACCCGTGGCTTTATCAACCTGCCCGCTCTTGGCATTCTGCTTGCCCTCACCATGCTTCTTATCCGCGGCACACAGGCTTCGGCCTGGGTAAATGCAGTTATTGTATTCATTAAGGTTGCCATTGTACTTGTATTCATTGCCATTGGCTGGCAGTTTATCAATCCCGCTAACCATACTCCGTACATGATTCCCGAAGGCACACCCGATGTGCTTAACGGAGCGGGTAAAGTTGTAGTTAGTTACAAAGGTGTGTTTGAGCATGGCTGGGGCGGTGTGCTTGGCGGTGCGGCTATTGTGTTCTTTGCCTTTATTGGTTTTGATGCGGTTTCAACCGCTGCACAGGAAGCCAAAAACCCCAAGCGCGATATGCCCATTGGTATTCTCGGCTCACTGCTGGTGTGCACCATTCTTTATATCCTTTTCGGACACGTATTAACCGGTGTGGCACCGTGGAGCGATTTTGCAAATCCCGAACTTGGTAAAGAAGCATCAGTAGCCTATACCATCAAAACCTATATGAAAGGTTACGAGTGGCTCGAAACTTCGGTAACCATTGCTATTCTGGCTGGTTTCTCTTCTGTAATTCTCGTAATGCTTATGGGGCAGAGCCGAGTGTTTTTCTCAATGGCTAACGATGGCCTGTTGCCCAAAGTATTCTCTGCGCTTCACCCCAAACACAAAACGCCGTACAAATCAAACTGGATTCTGTTTGTATTTGTTGGCCTTTTTGCCGCATTTATTCCCGGCAGCGTAGCGGGCGATTTAACAAGTATAGGTACGCTGTTTGCGTTTGTGCTGGTGTGCGTAGGGGTTATTCTCATGCGCCGCAGCGAGCCCAATGCCGTGCGTCCGTTTAAAACACCGCTTGTGCCGCTTGTGCCAATTCTGGGCATTCTGGTGTGCAGTGCCATGATTTTCTCGCTCGATCATGTAACCCAGTTCAGCGCGCTTGGCTGGATGGCTATTGGATTGGTGATTTACTTCAGCTACGGCAGTGTAAACAGCAAACTCAAGTCGAAGTAA
- a CDS encoding amino acid permease: MSENSKLHRVLGLTDATLLVAGSMIGSGIFLVSADMARDLGASGWLLLAWLVTGVITMAAALSYGELAGMMPEAGGQYVYIRRAFGRLTAFLYGWTVFSVIQTGVIAAVAMAFANYASELVPVFSQKNVLFSAGSFSITARHVVAVLLIVFLTFVNSRGVEGGSLVQRVFTSAKLLALFALIVLGIGIGIGSGTLEANFTDMWSAAQTTQDVDSKVWNTTVLGGLSLLAVFGTTMINSLFSSDAWNNVTFIAGEIKEPQRNIPRSLMLGTAIVTVLYILANVAYLCLLPLKGSPEGADAVARGMQFATEGRVGTAAATVIFGNVATTIMAVLIMISTFGCNNGIILAGARLFYAMGQDKLFFARAATLNSKGVPAFALWIQCIWASGLCFSGSYSDLLTYATFASLLFYMVTIAGIFVLRRREPDAPRPYRALGYPWLPAFYIIAAAAICIDLLIFQPRNTVGGLIIVAIGVPLYFIASRGGKNTGHHQ, from the coding sequence ATGAGCGAAAACTCCAAACTCCACCGCGTACTTGGCCTTACCGATGCCACCCTGCTGGTTGCCGGTTCCATGATTGGTTCGGGCATTTTTCTGGTAAGTGCCGATATGGCCCGCGATCTGGGTGCTTCGGGCTGGCTGCTGCTGGCCTGGCTGGTAACCGGCGTTATTACAATGGCCGCCGCCCTCAGCTATGGCGAGCTGGCCGGCATGATGCCCGAAGCCGGCGGCCAGTATGTATATATTCGCCGCGCTTTCGGGCGGCTTACGGCGTTTTTATACGGGTGGACGGTTTTCTCGGTAATCCAGACCGGCGTAATTGCCGCCGTGGCCATGGCTTTTGCCAACTATGCTTCGGAGCTGGTGCCGGTGTTCAGTCAGAAAAATGTGCTGTTCAGTGCGGGCAGTTTCAGCATTACGGCACGGCATGTGGTGGCTGTGCTGCTTATTGTGTTTCTCACCTTCGTTAATTCGCGCGGGGTCGAAGGCGGTTCGCTGGTGCAGCGGGTGTTTACCTCGGCCAAATTGCTGGCGTTGTTTGCGCTTATTGTGCTGGGCATAGGTATCGGCATTGGCAGCGGCACGCTCGAAGCCAATTTCACCGATATGTGGAGCGCCGCACAAACCACGCAGGATGTAGATTCAAAAGTGTGGAACACCACGGTGCTTGGCGGCCTCTCGCTGCTGGCGGTGTTTGGTACTACCATGATCAATTCACTCTTTTCGAGTGATGCGTGGAACAACGTCACCTTCATTGCCGGCGAAATAAAAGAGCCGCAGCGCAATATTCCGCGCAGCCTCATGCTGGGCACCGCCATTGTTACCGTGCTTTATATTCTGGCCAATGTGGCCTACCTCTGTCTGCTTCCGCTTAAAGGCAGCCCCGAAGGGGCCGATGCCGTGGCGCGGGGCATGCAGTTTGCCACCGAAGGCCGCGTAGGCACAGCTGCCGCCACCGTCATTTTTGGCAATGTGGCCACCACAATAATGGCTGTGCTTATTATGATTTCTACTTTCGGCTGCAACAACGGCATCATTCTGGCCGGGGCACGCCTGTTTTATGCCATGGGGCAAGACAAACTTTTCTTTGCCCGCGCCGCCACGCTCAACAGCAAAGGTGTACCGGCCTTTGCGCTGTGGATTCAGTGCATCTGGGCTTCGGGGCTTTGCTTCTCGGGCAGCTACAGCGATTTGCTCACTTACGCCACCTTTGCCTCGCTGCTTTTTTACATGGTAACCATTGCCGGCATTTTCGTATTGCGCCGCCGCGAACCCGATGCACCGCGCCCATACCGCGCCCTCGGGTATCCGTGGCTGCCTGCGTTTTACATCATTGCTGCAGCCGCCATTTGTATTGATCTGCTCATTTTTCAGCCGCGCAATACGGTGGGCGGACTTATTATTGTAGCCATTGGCGTGCCGTTGTATTTTATTGCCAGCCGGGGTGGAAAAAATACCGGGCACCATCAATAA
- a CDS encoding ComEA family DNA-binding protein produces MPRQPHPLFRFTRNEQRALVVLGVAVIVLCGVHFWMGATQTLPERNYDTFNKLLAAVHTEAATDSQSVLPEIQLEQVHELASEHSIYSRREKFYFNPNQLPEYKWIELGLSPAQARSVKKFEASGGKFVYRQDVKKLFVVSAELYTELEPFIVLPDEPAGDKQFHLPVAAHQTKPLPPVVELNAADTSALMKLEGIGPVFARRIVAYRQRLGGFHSPDQLLEVFGFDQERLELLDGKVKTDSSYIRKVNINTASAAELRRHPYFTPALAVALVNYRNTHGPFRTLPDVMRCQLFGPDLYRKLAPYLTL; encoded by the coding sequence ATGCCGCGCCAGCCTCATCCGCTTTTCCGTTTTACACGCAACGAACAGCGTGCCCTTGTGGTGCTGGGTGTGGCAGTTATTGTGCTGTGCGGCGTTCATTTCTGGATGGGTGCCACGCAAACACTGCCAGAGCGCAATTACGATACGTTCAACAAACTGCTGGCGGCTGTTCACACTGAGGCTGCAACCGATTCGCAGTCTGTGTTGCCCGAAATTCAGCTCGAACAGGTGCATGAACTGGCCAGCGAACATTCCATCTATTCGCGCCGTGAGAAGTTTTACTTCAATCCCAACCAGTTGCCCGAATACAAATGGATTGAGCTTGGTCTTAGTCCGGCTCAGGCCCGTTCGGTAAAAAAATTCGAGGCTTCGGGCGGGAAGTTCGTGTACCGGCAGGATGTGAAAAAACTGTTTGTCGTTTCGGCCGAATTATACACCGAACTCGAGCCGTTTATTGTATTGCCCGATGAGCCTGCCGGGGACAAGCAATTCCACCTTCCGGTGGCCGCGCATCAAACAAAGCCATTGCCGCCGGTAGTCGAGCTTAATGCTGCAGATACCTCGGCACTGATGAAGCTCGAAGGAATAGGCCCGGTGTTTGCCCGGCGCATTGTGGCCTACCGGCAACGGCTGGGAGGCTTTCACTCGCCCGATCAGTTGCTCGAAGTGTTTGGCTTTGATCAGGAACGGCTGGAACTGCTCGATGGCAAAGTGAAAACAGACAGTTCCTATATCCGCAAAGTAAACATAAACACGGCCTCTGCGGCCGAGCTGCGGCGGCATCCTTATTTCACGCCCGCGCTGGCGGTTGCACTGGTTAATTACCGCAATACACACGGCCCGTTTCGCACCCTGCCCGATGTGATGCGCTGCCAGTTGTTCGGCCCCGATTTATACCGTAAACTTGCGCCGTATCTTACTCTTTAA
- a CDS encoding adenine phosphoribosyltransferase, whose amino-acid sequence MDQIRNAIRDIPDFPKPGILFKDITPLLHKPELGPVIVNGFIERLGNHRPDAVLGIESRGFLFGYALAQALKVPFVPVRKSGKLPAKTIGIEYALEYGTARIEMHADALQPGMNVLVHDDLLATGGTAAAAAALATQLGAHISGFAFVVELEFLNGRAPLLPFSNSIHSLVTY is encoded by the coding sequence GTGGATCAGATCAGAAACGCCATACGCGACATTCCCGATTTCCCCAAGCCGGGCATCCTTTTCAAAGACATTACCCCGCTGCTCCATAAACCCGAACTGGGGCCCGTAATCGTAAACGGCTTCATCGAACGCCTTGGCAACCACCGCCCCGATGCCGTGCTGGGTATCGAAAGCCGTGGATTTTTGTTTGGCTATGCCTTGGCGCAGGCCCTTAAAGTGCCCTTTGTGCCGGTGCGTAAATCGGGCAAGCTGCCCGCCAAAACCATTGGCATTGAGTATGCCCTCGAATACGGCACCGCCCGCATCGAAATGCACGCCGACGCGCTGCAGCCGGGTATGAATGTGCTCGTACACGACGATTTGCTGGCTACCGGGGGCACCGCTGCTGCTGCCGCTGCGCTTGCCACACAGCTTGGAGCGCACATCAGCGGTTTTGCGTTTGTGGTTGAACTGGAGTTTTTAAATGGCCGCGCCCCGCTTTTGCCCTTCAGCAACTCCATTCACAGTCTGGTTACGTATTAA
- a CDS encoding acyl-CoA dehydrogenase family protein encodes MEYTQNENQAMIADVIRKFGEEHIRPHFMEWDESQEFPIHIMKQLGELGLLGVLVPEEYGGAGFGYFEYVTAITELGKICGSIGLSMAAHNSLCTGHILQFGNEAQKKKWLPKLATGEWIGSWGLTEPNTGSDAMRMKCTAVQDGDYWVINGTKCWITHGISSDVIVVLVRTGELLDSKGITAFVVERGTPGFSAGKKENKLGMRASETAEVIFDNCRVHKDNILGEVGQGFVQAMKVLDGGRISIAALSLGIAKGAYEASLKYAQERQQFGQPIAHFQAIGFKLADMATEIEAAELLTFQAADLKNRGEKMTKESAFAKYYASEVCVKVSNEAVQVFGGYGYTKDFPVEKYYRDSKLCTIGEGTSEIQKLVIAREILK; translated from the coding sequence ATGGAATATACGCAGAATGAAAATCAGGCAATGATTGCCGATGTCATCCGCAAGTTTGGTGAAGAACACATCCGCCCGCACTTTATGGAGTGGGACGAATCGCAGGAGTTCCCCATTCACATTATGAAACAACTGGGCGAACTCGGTTTGCTTGGTGTGCTTGTGCCTGAAGAATATGGCGGAGCCGGTTTCGGCTATTTTGAATATGTAACTGCCATTACCGAACTCGGCAAAATCTGCGGTTCCATCGGTCTTTCCATGGCGGCACACAATTCACTTTGTACAGGCCACATTCTGCAATTCGGTAACGAAGCGCAGAAGAAAAAATGGCTGCCCAAATTAGCCACAGGTGAGTGGATTGGCTCCTGGGGCCTTACCGAACCCAACACCGGCTCTGATGCCATGCGCATGAAATGCACCGCCGTGCAGGATGGCGACTACTGGGTAATTAACGGTACCAAGTGCTGGATCACACACGGCATTTCGTCGGATGTAATTGTAGTGCTCGTGCGCACCGGCGAACTGCTCGACTCCAAAGGCATTACAGCTTTTGTGGTAGAACGCGGCACACCCGGTTTCAGTGCAGGCAAAAAAGAAAACAAACTCGGTATGCGCGCCAGCGAAACAGCCGAAGTGATTTTCGATAATTGCCGTGTACACAAAGACAATATTCTGGGCGAAGTAGGGCAGGGCTTTGTGCAGGCCATGAAAGTGCTCGACGGTGGCCGTATTTCCATTGCCGCGCTTTCGCTGGGCATTGCCAAAGGTGCCTACGAAGCCTCGCTCAAATACGCACAGGAACGCCAGCAGTTTGGTCAGCCAATTGCCCACTTTCAGGCCATCGGCTTCAAACTGGCCGATATGGCTACCGAAATTGAAGCCGCCGAACTGCTCACCTTCCAGGCCGCCGACCTCAAAAACCGTGGCGAGAAGATGACCAAAGAAAGCGCCTTTGCAAAATATTACGCCTCCGAAGTATGCGTAAAAGTGTCGAACGAAGCCGTACAGGTTTTTGGCGGATATGGCTACACAAAGGATTTTCCGGTAGAAAAATATTACCGCGATTCTAAACTCTGTACCATTGGCGAAGGCACCTCCGAAATTCAGAAGCTGGTAATTGCCCGCGAAATTTTAAAATAA
- a CDS encoding S8 family peptidase yields MNKLFLGIAVFTASLLGAQNAKAPENWFNLSFAQDGVRGVKTEQTYADLVKGRKGDTVIVAVLDGGVDYKHEDLAPVMWVNRKEIAGNGIDDDKNGYVDDIHGWNFLGNKDGRNVQYDQLERTRQLKPLMKRFKNKTAADISATEQADYQRYIKMKADHDKELAEMSKYLEQLRPVKKLMDGMVADIKVQRGVDTVMYEDFAAYKPSEKYEKFHSRIKLLIIKDQESWGNFQTEIAEGYAQLYARVNYHLDLDYDSRSIVGDNYEDPSEQFYGNNDVKGPDASHGTHVAGIIAGVRDNNIGIKGVAQFVKIMGVRCVPDGDERDKDVANAIRYAVDNGAQIINMSFGKSYGSNKSVVDDAVRYAQSKGVLLIHAAGNDSKDNDATDNFPNNDFLGGGSADNWIEVGALSWKSGKASVAPFSNYGKMQVDVFAPGVDINSCKVNGGYIPQSGTSMAAPVCAGVAAVLKSYFPKLTAAQLKQIIENSTDKSLAKKKVVKPGSKKKKIKFSKLSLTGGVVDLYAAFQMAEQMSK; encoded by the coding sequence ATGAACAAACTCTTTTTAGGCATTGCCGTTTTTACAGCGTCGCTCCTCGGCGCACAAAACGCCAAAGCTCCCGAAAACTGGTTTAACCTTTCTTTTGCACAGGATGGTGTGCGTGGTGTAAAAACCGAACAAACCTATGCCGACCTTGTAAAAGGCCGCAAAGGCGATACGGTAATTGTGGCCGTACTCGATGGCGGTGTGGATTATAAACACGAAGACCTTGCCCCCGTAATGTGGGTAAACCGCAAGGAAATTGCCGGAAATGGCATTGATGACGATAAAAACGGCTACGTGGATGATATCCACGGCTGGAATTTTCTGGGCAATAAAGACGGCCGTAACGTACAGTACGATCAACTCGAGCGTACGCGCCAGCTTAAACCGCTCATGAAGCGGTTTAAAAACAAAACAGCCGCCGATATTTCAGCTACAGAACAGGCCGATTATCAGCGTTACATCAAGATGAAGGCCGATCATGACAAGGAACTTGCGGAGATGAGCAAATATCTTGAGCAACTTCGTCCGGTAAAAAAACTCATGGATGGCATGGTAGCCGACATTAAAGTGCAGCGTGGTGTAGATACAGTAATGTATGAAGACTTTGCCGCCTATAAGCCGTCAGAGAAATATGAAAAATTCCATAGCCGCATCAAACTCCTCATTATTAAAGATCAGGAGTCATGGGGAAATTTTCAAACTGAAATTGCCGAAGGATATGCACAGCTTTATGCCCGTGTAAATTATCACCTTGATCTGGATTATGATTCACGTTCAATTGTGGGTGATAATTACGAGGATCCTTCCGAACAGTTTTACGGAAACAACGATGTGAAAGGCCCCGATGCTTCGCACGGCACACACGTAGCCGGTATTATTGCCGGTGTGCGCGATAACAACATAGGCATTAAAGGTGTGGCGCAGTTTGTGAAAATTATGGGTGTGCGTTGCGTGCCCGATGGTGATGAGCGCGATAAGGATGTGGCCAACGCCATCCGCTATGCAGTTGATAACGGTGCGCAAATCATAAATATGAGCTTCGGTAAATCCTATGGCAGCAATAAGAGTGTGGTTGATGATGCGGTGCGATATGCACAGAGCAAAGGCGTGCTGCTCATTCATGCTGCCGGCAACGACAGCAAAGACAACGATGCTACCGATAATTTTCCCAACAACGATTTCCTTGGCGGCGGCAGTGCTGATAACTGGATTGAAGTAGGCGCCCTTTCGTGGAAAAGCGGAAAAGCCTCGGTTGCTCCTTTCAGCAACTATGGCAAAATGCAGGTTGATGTGTTTGCCCCCGGTGTGGATATCAACTCCTGCAAAGTAAACGGTGGCTATATTCCCCAAAGCGGAACCAGCATGGCCGCTCCCGTTTGTGCCGGTGTGGCCGCCGTACTCAAGTCGTATTTCCCCAAACTCACCGCAGCTCAGTTAAAACAAATTATCGAAAACTCAACCGATAAGTCGCTTGCCAAAAAGAAAGTGGTAAAGCCGGGCAGCAAGAAGAAGAAGATTAAATTCAGCAAACTCAGCCTTACCGGCGGAGTGGTTGACTTGTATGCCGCGTTTCAAATGGCCGAGCAGATGAGCAAGTAA
- a CDS encoding class I SAM-dependent methyltransferase, producing the protein MFHFLLRVIPRPILIQFSLLFSKIAPYLYKGTRYTDPISGKSYRKFLPYGYSGHAKRKNVLCPGSLSLERHRLLWLWLKNRTDFFTRNTSMLHVAPEQCFYKLFRKMDNLKYTTADLNSPIADVHMDLHNPPFGDNEFDVIFCNHVLEHVDDANVCMRQLYRIMKPGGWGVFQVPLDTNREKTYEDKSITDPREREKHFWQKDHVRLFGLDYKDRLAAAGFRVVVDDYVNQLTPEEVDRYRLPAGEMIYVCYKD; encoded by the coding sequence ATGTTTCATTTTCTGCTTCGCGTTATTCCGCGTCCCATTCTCATACAGTTCAGTCTGCTGTTTAGTAAAATAGCGCCTTATCTCTATAAAGGCACCCGCTATACCGATCCGATCAGCGGCAAATCATACCGCAAGTTTTTGCCCTACGGCTATTCGGGCCATGCCAAACGCAAAAATGTACTTTGCCCCGGCAGCCTTTCGCTCGAACGCCACCGCCTGCTCTGGCTCTGGCTTAAAAACCGTACCGACTTTTTTACCCGCAACACATCCATGCTGCACGTTGCACCCGAACAGTGTTTCTACAAACTGTTCCGCAAAATGGATAACCTGAAATACACCACCGCTGATCTCAACTCGCCCATTGCCGATGTACACATGGATTTGCACAATCCGCCCTTCGGCGATAATGAGTTTGATGTGATTTTCTGCAACCATGTACTTGAGCATGTGGACGATGCTAATGTGTGCATGCGCCAGCTCTACCGCATCATGAAACCGGGCGGCTGGGGCGTGTTTCAGGTGCCGCTTGATACCAACCGCGAAAAAACCTACGAAGACAAATCAATCACCGACCCGCGTGAACGCGAAAAGCATTTCTGGCAAAAAGACCATGTACGCCTTTTCGGACTCGATTACAAAGACCGCTTAGCCGCAGCCGGTTTCCGCGTGGTAGTTGATGATTACGTAAATCAACTCACGCCTGAAGAGGTCGATCGCTATCGCTTACCGGCCGGCGAAATGATTTACGTGTGCTACAAAGACTAA
- a CDS encoding nucleotidyltransferase family protein, which yields MITEAVILAGGFGTRLKAVVSDVPKPMAPVNGSPFLHYLLEYIAAAGIKRVVLSTGYMAEKVRTHFGHEYCGMEIAYCEEKTPLGTGGGIRLALEHCHTENVLVLNGDSFFAVPLEEYFKAHNESGAMASLALRPVEDGSRYGTISLEGRRVTAFREKSAEITGPALINGGVYVLNRAYYLAATPADSAFSIEYDFFARQAPEAHLHGFVSDGYFIDIGIPEDYARAQLELGVSD from the coding sequence ATGATTACCGAAGCTGTAATACTTGCCGGCGGCTTTGGTACCCGGCTCAAAGCAGTGGTAAGCGATGTGCCCAAGCCCATGGCCCCGGTAAACGGCAGCCCGTTTCTGCATTATCTTCTGGAATATATTGCCGCCGCCGGAATTAAGCGTGTGGTACTTTCTACCGGCTACATGGCCGAGAAAGTGCGCACACATTTTGGCCACGAATATTGCGGCATGGAAATAGCCTACTGTGAAGAAAAAACGCCACTGGGCACCGGCGGCGGAATACGTCTGGCACTGGAGCATTGCCACACTGAAAATGTGCTGGTGCTTAACGGCGATTCTTTTTTTGCCGTGCCGCTTGAGGAATACTTTAAAGCGCACAATGAATCGGGAGCGATGGCCTCGCTGGCTTTGCGGCCGGTTGAAGATGGTTCGCGTTACGGAACCATTTCGCTTGAGGGCCGCCGCGTGACGGCTTTCCGCGAAAAATCGGCAGAAATAACCGGCCCTGCTTTGATAAACGGCGGCGTGTATGTACTAAACCGCGCGTACTATCTTGCCGCCACACCGGCCGATTCAGCATTCAGCATTGAATACGATTTTTTTGCCAGACAGGCACCTGAAGCGCATTTGCATGGCTTCGTTAGCGATGGTTATTTTATTGATATCGGGATTCCCGAAGACTATGCCCGCGCGCAGCTTGAACTGGGCGTAAGCGATTAG
- a CDS encoding D-sedoheptulose 7-phosphate isomerase, with protein sequence MDLLNLLQSRITASVQLKQSLLTNEAILQTVTRVAELAAEAYRNGNKVMWCGNGGSAADAQHLAAELSGRFYYDRAPLNSDALHVNTSYMTAVANDYSYDQVYSRLVQAMCRKGDILIGLSTSGNSGNVVKAFEKAREMGVTTVGFTGETGGKMKPLSDYLINIPSTDTPRIQECHMLLGHTLCEIVEQQLFPKA encoded by the coding sequence ATGGACCTGCTGAATCTTTTGCAAAGCCGTATCACGGCTTCGGTGCAACTCAAACAATCGCTTCTTACCAATGAAGCCATTTTGCAAACAGTAACCCGCGTAGCCGAACTGGCTGCCGAAGCCTACCGCAACGGCAATAAAGTGATGTGGTGCGGCAATGGCGGCAGCGCAGCCGATGCACAGCATCTTGCCGCCGAACTTTCGGGTCGTTTTTATTATGATCGTGCCCCCCTTAACTCGGATGCGCTGCATGTAAATACATCGTACATGACAGCCGTGGCTAATGATTACAGCTACGATCAGGTGTACAGCCGTCTTGTGCAGGCCATGTGCCGCAAGGGCGATATACTGATCGGCCTTTCTACCAGCGGCAATTCGGGTAATGTGGTGAAAGCCTTTGAAAAGGCCCGCGAAATGGGCGTAACCACCGTAGGCTTCACCGGCGAAACCGGCGGTAAAATGAAACCGCTTAGCGATTACCTCATTAATATTCCTTCTACTGATACGCCGCGTATTCAGGAATGCCACATGCTGCTTGGCCACACGCTATGCGAAATTGTGGAACAGCAGCTTTTCCCCAAAGCATGA